The nucleotide window GTCAAGACCATATGGAAATTTTAGGAGTGATTTAACATGGCAAAGAAAGTCGTCGTCAATATTCATAAGCTCACGGAAAAACATAATATCTCGCTACGCGAACTGGCAAGATTGTCTGATATCCGACACGCTGCGTTGAGTGAGTTGCAGTCTGGGAAGCGAGAGAATATTAACTTTGCTCACATTGAACGGATCGCAGAAGCTTTGGATATTGATGATATAAAGGAAATTATTGAAATTAAAGATATTTAGTTGAAAAATACTGTGACTATTTTTAATGTAATCTCAAAAAACTCTGTTTATTTCACCTTATCGGCAGTATTATATTCCAATCTAATTTTAAACCAATCTGCTAGTCTCTCAGCCATCAAAGGAGGAACTGCATTGCCGATTTGCACAAAATTAGAAGTCCTCGGCCCTTCAAAAAAATAATCATCTGGAAATGATTGGATTCTAGCTACTTCTCTAACAGTAAGAGAACGATTTTGCGTTATATCTGGGTGAATATAATGATGACCATCTTTTGATATATGAGCGACTACGGTATGAGAGTACTGTTCATCCCCAGCAACCACCTTAAATCTATCAAGAAATGAAGTAAGATTCTTGTGTGTAATCAAATGCTCTGGTAGATCAGGGTATTTTAAACGACTCTTTTCTTTGTTCCACTTCTCTACTACAATATTATAAATATCTAAATCTCTTTGTACATTTGATCTAGCCTCATGATGTGTAAGAATATCTCTTGGACCTCTAATTTTCATTTCTTCCAACAAGTTATTAGGAGGAGATTTATAACAACTGTCTACAGTTGATTGTCCAGAAAAAAGTCTAGGAAGATCATTTATTAAGTCATTGACAATATGATTTTGAATTTGATTCTCGATTATTGGAAATTGATATTCAATATCCTTTCTCCAACCAACAATAATAATTCTCTTTCTATCTTGAAGTACTCCAAAGTATTTCGCATTTAATTTCCGCGCTTCAATATTATAACCCACTCTTTTCATATAGGATTGTAAGTTCTTAAACAACGTTCCTTTAAACGCAGTCAAAATACCTGGGACATTTTCAAAGACAAACGCTTTAGGTTGATATCTTGTTAAGAATCTTACATATAACTTATACAAGTAATTCCTAGGATCATCTTCCATGCTTTTCTCGTCTCTTGCTCTACCAACTAGTGAATAAGCTTGACAAGGAGGCCCACCAATAATTAGGTCTACACTATTCTGTTTCATATGAGCTAGTCTGTTATCAATCTTTTGAAATATTAATGGTAAAGTAGCTTCAGAAATTTCAAGATTCATTACAGGCTCCAACTCATCCTCAGGAACTAGAGATAAAAGTTTGCGCCTTTTTTCTTCCCTCTCACCACTAGTACTATAATAACTTTCTTGGTATTCTCTGTATAATTTCAAATTATTAGTTTTCTTCATATAATAGTATACTGACCTAGTCTCTAATGTTTTACACGCATAAGCATCTCGCTCAATATGTGCAATTGGTTCAAAACCTGTTCTTAAAAAACCTTCAGAAAGTCCTCCAGCACCTGAAAATATATCTAAAAAATTCATTACAACGCCCCTTAGCTAACTCAATCTAAATATAAAAATCATACTAGGTTAGCAATGTATTGTAAACTATAAGACGAATGAATAAATTCAATCCAACCTTATAATACCTACCCTAGAGATAAAGGTTGATAAGTAGTGTTTGATATCACTTAGAAATAATTCTCTAAATTCCAATAGAGGTTGAAGCGTAAACTCTCTATTTTGATCATTACTTATATGATGAAAACTAAAAACGATAATACAAAGTTCATCATTTATTAATAACTCTGGTGTCGAATACAACGATTCCGGTAAACTTTTGGTACGTTTATTAAACTGATCTACTGGTACTTTGATCCCAAATAAAATGCGCTTCCTTTTCAATTTATTTTGGGCGTAGTCGCACGAGGATGAGATATCCAATTTCACCAATCTAATTTGATCATCATTTATATCAACTTTATCAAAAGTATGTAATACTATTTCTTCCTTAATCTCTTTATCATCCACTAAAAATAACTTACCTGGTTTCTTATTGTCATTTAGCAGTATTTTTTGGCAAAGTAGTTTAGAGTTAGAGAATCCTTGTGTACGCAAATATTTATTATGCATCTCCTCTATAATCTCTTTATCTTCATGTATCACAACGTTCTTATCAATGATTTTTGAGTATGAAATAAAATCACGACCATTTTTTTTCAATACAAATTTACCTATCTTAGAAATTGAATATTCATTTTGATTGATTAGACAGGTAATACTAGAGCTAGTCATATGTTGGAATTCTTCATCATCAAAATGTATTAAGTGCATTTGATTCCATAACTCATCTGGAAGCATTTGATTTAAAGAAGCAAACGCATTTGATATGTATTCAGCATTAGTAGTACTGGTCCCCAATATTTTTCCTGCATTAGCAATTGCCAATCGCTGAATTATATTCTGTACATTTTTATTCCAATTATCTCCTTTGTCCGATAACATCGCTACACTATTGAGCAACATATTAGCGGCTTTCGAAACTGTATTTTCCCATACTAACAAAGAAGATAAAGCATTCATTTCTTTTAGTTTTCCGTTCAGTTCAGTTAACAAATTATCGATAGGTACTTCTTCATGTTCACTAAAAGAAGGAACCATATTGAATATATCCATTATTTTTTCTTCAATAGTAGTATCATTTATACTTGATATAGTTGCTGCTAATTGATCACGAGCCTCATTATGACTATCTCTAATTAAACTTATAAAATCTTTTTTTTCTAAACTTGTTATTAAATACGGTTGTGGCACTTGCGGATATTCTTTTAGTTCCTCTTTAAATGATGCTAGATATTCATTATTATGTTTACTCCACATACACAATATATATGGGCCATTTTCTAAGCTTATTGCACGTTTAAGTAAACTAAATAATGAACGGTTTATTATATGAGAATCAGTTACAGTGGAGAATCTCATGTCCAAAATAACAAGTCGCACACCATTCAGGGGTTCCTCTGGTTTATTTTTCAATTGTCCATCCCAAAATAAAGAATAAATTCCTTTAGTAGACAAAGCCTTCATTATAGGGAGTGCTTCTTCTATTTGATCGTCAATGATAATGACTTTATTAATAGCATTTAATTCCAATTTTATTCTTCCTCCTTGAATGCTAATGCAATAATTGCACCATGCTTATACTCTAATGGTAATTCTAAATCATAATAATCTGGAAATATAATTTGACCACTATGTTGCTTCATAATTTCGCTAGCTAAGTGAAGTCCTAAACCCATTCCACCTGTTTTGTCAGTAATAAAAGGTTTGGTAATCATTTCTGTTGGTATGGTAAACCCTTTACCATTATCCGCTATAATAATACTTAGATAACCTGATATTTCTCTTGTTATATCAAAATAGATCTTTTTATTAGGGACTTCAACATAACTCAGCCACCAAATTGCGTTATCAATGATATTTATTATATTACTTGTAATTAAATTTTCATTACCTTTTACGATAAAATCATCAGTTTTATTAAGATAATTCTCAACAACTTGAATTTCATGTGCTGCCAATCTGAAATCCACCAAAAATAATGCTTGACTAATTACATCTTTAAAATTGAATTTTTTCAAACGACCAGATTTAACAACTGAAGCATATCCATCTGTAAGACTCCCAAGTCTTTCCACTAATTTCCTGACATGCTGAGAAGTTTGATTTTCATCAATTACGCGCTCTAGTTCAGAAATAACTTTATCTATTTCATGTAAAACAACGCTCATGCTTAAGCCTATGCTTGAACTTTTTTGGTAAACACCTGTAATATGTTGATAATCACGTTCAATGTTATCAAGGCATCCGAATATTTCATTTTTTAATGAATTGTCTGACACTTTCATTTCGATCTTTTCCCTTAACGAAGCAACCTCTGCAATTAATGGTTCAGATTTAGAGGTGGCACCATAATATTTTCTTATAAGATACTTATCTAATGCGCGGTCATGTTCAAATTTTTCAACAGCGAAAAGTACAGCATCTCTAAATTTTTCATATGCCAAATCCTCTATAAATCCTTCACGGTTAGTCTTCTCTTGTAAACCTAAACTTTGGCTACGCTCAATCTTTACACTTCCAAGTACTAGATTGGTACTAATTTTATCAGCTGGACTATTAACTCTTTTGGCGTTTAATCCCAACCAATCACTCTCTTCTGAAGAGTAAATTCTAATTTTATCTCGATATACAAAAATACCACCGTTTGTTTTCAAATATTTCTTTAACCCTGAAGTGTCAGAAACTTCTCCAAATTTAAGTAAACTGGAGTCCAAATCAAACCCCAATAATTCAATCTCAATTGAACCAATATCATATTCAGATAAATCAATAGGAACAAACATTTTTTTAGTTTTTTTTCTATCATCTTTTAAGTTATCTAATTTTTTCATTTCAATCTCATCAATATGATTGTTTCTATAATCCAATTTATCTAAGTTGTTCCAAGGTTTGAACTCATATTCATAGTTAAGAATTTTGTTTTTATCCAACGTCATCTTTACCTTAAATAATGCATAATCCTTAATATCATCATAACTTATTAAACCCTTTAACCATTCAGGATTGCTCACTTTCAAGTTCACTTTAAACGCATCTAATGCTTCAAATGGGGAGTTTAGTGAGGTTATTGCACGTTGTAAATCTCTCACTTTTCCTCTCGTCCACGGAGTTTTTAAATTTTCTATAATTATACGAGTGCCTTTGGGACTACCATTAGTAAACAACTGAGTTGGGGGACGCTCAATGATATCAATAGACACATCTGATAAGTATTTATTAGAATCGAATATCGACCAATCAATACTTAAAAAAACCTCTTGTTCATTTTCGGAACGAGTTATCAATGTAACCTTATGTCCTAATTTATGAACCCCAAAACGTCCAATTCCCTTTTCACCCATAGGCAATCTGTTAAGTGAACTTTTTATGTTTTCTTGTATCATTTTCTTTAATTTTTTCTCTTTATTATCTGTACCGGGTTCCATCCAGTAGTTTTTAACAATGTCGAGCGTCATTCCATCTCCATCATCTTCGATAATTATCGTAGCAGATTGTAGATCGTCTGTATCTCTCATTATTACTTCAACATTTCTTGCATCAGCATCATAAGCGTTTTTAATAAGTTCTAAGACTGCAATTGTCTCATCTTTAATTAACTGTTCACCTAATTGAGACATTAATCTTGCTCTAGGCCTAAATACAGCTTGATTAGTCAGGTTAATGCACCCCTCTCATTTTTATTAAGTATCAAAGATCTCAAATTTAAATATATTAATCGCCGATGTTCATCCAATCCTCTTTCCTCTCATAAACCGTTTTGTTATATCTTATGGCGCTAGGTATATTCTACCATACAAAATAAATTCGCTGCATTTTTTCTAAGTGAAAATAGATATTTATGTTTGCCTGATTTACGAGCAAATAGTATCACTAAAAAAATAGTAAATTGGATACTGAGAAGGGCCACAATTTATCTAGAAAGCATGTATCAATTATTAGAAATATATTTCTAGGGTTTTATTAAAAAGAACAGCTACTTGGTATTATCCTCTTTTAATAGACAAGAAAAAAAAAGACATCTGTTAAGATGGACTTAATCTTGCCTACTGGAGGGGATTTTTTTATGGCTAAAAAAGGACAAGCTTTCTGACGGTACTCCTCAGAATTAAAATTGGAGGCGGCCGGCTGGTCAACGAAGAGCATATGAGCATACGTGAAGTCGCGAAACGTTTGGGTATTCAAAATAAATCTCAGGTAAAGTATGGGCTGCGAAAATGAAACACGGAGTGAGTTTTGAACCTGCCACATCTAAACGAGGACGTTCTAAAACGAAGTTTTCCAGTATGGAAGAAGAAATGGCTTACTTGCGAGCGGAGATTGAATATTTAAAAAAGCATTATCCAAATCTACACAAGGAGTGACGAGTAAAGCTGCCAGATTTCAGATTGTAGAGGACTTGCGAGTACGTCATGATTGGCTTGGCTCGAAGTTTGCTGCGGTTTCCCGTTCGGGCTATTATAAGTGGAGAAAAAGTAGACAGGCGAAAAGTGAACGTAGACAAAAAGAACATGAATTGGAATCGCATCTGCTTGCCATTCATCGAGTTTATCCCTACTTTGGTTATCTTCAAATGACAGTGGCTTTACATAGAGAAGAGTTAGGAGTTAATCACACAAAGGTGTATCGAGTAATGAAACAATTAAGGTTTTGTTCTGTTATTCGAAGAAAGCGTCGATTCTTTGGGAAACAAGCTTCTGTAGTGAATCCAAATCGACTGGAACGCCAGTTTCAAGCAAGTTCACCACGAACTAAACTGGTTACAGACATCACCTATATCCGCGCTGGAGAACAGTTTGTGTACCTATCTGTCATTCAGGATTTATATAATAATGAAATTTTGGATGGCCATCTTTCCGAACGAAATGATCTTGCTTTAGTTCATGAAACGCTGGATAGATTCTGTCAGCACACGGATCTGAGTGGCGTACTCCTGCACTCCAGTCAAGGATTTCAATAAACCTCTAAACCAGTCAACCGTAAACTGAAACAACTCAGTATGCTAGGAAGTCACTCCAGGCGGGAATTGCCTAGACAATGCCTGTATCAAATCTTTCTTCTCTCAATTAAAGACCGAAAAAATATACTTGAATGAGGCAGCAAACAAAGAGGAGGTTGAGCAGAAAGTGAGCGAATATATTCTATTCGATACCCACAACCGATACCAAAAAAGACTAAACGACCGTTCCCCGGTGGAATACCGGGAAAAGACCGCGGCTTAAAATCGTCTTTTTTTACTGTCTACTTGACAGGGTTATGACCAACTAGAGCTGTTTTTTTAATATTAGTTCGATTTTACATCTTTAACATTATAATTAAGGTAAAACCGCCACGTTTCACTATCCATATATATCCAAGTTTTCATTCTGCCATTTAGTTCATCACCACAATCAGAAAACTTTATATCCTTAATTTTCTGAAAAGTTATAGGCCACTCTTCCCCGTTCCTTTCCAAATTTAATGAGAAATATTTGTATGCATTTGAAATATCGTAATCAACTAAGCGGTATATATCTCTACCAGTTTCCTTTCCTACACGTCCATTTGTGATACCTATTTGAATGCTTCCTTTTTTTGTCGCATCCAGAAGTCGATCTAGAAAATTATAGTAATCTTCAAGAGCCTCCTCCTGTTCCAATTTTCTCAATTCCCTCTGGTGCTCTTCTTCTAATTTATGATAGTGATTAGATACCAGCCGATTCAATATAAACCTAACTCTACTAGAATCATATCCCGCTTCCTCAAAAAGTTTCTCATACAAAGGTAGTTTTATTTTCACAGAACGATCTCGCTCATTCCAATTCTTTTTAAAATCGTTAATAACTTCGGCAAGTGGTCCTGACTTTATTGCTTCATCATTCTCTATATCAAATTCGGAATCTCTTCCATATAGGTAATCCAATGAGACACGATAAAATGTCGCTAGCTTACTAAGCATTTCAGCAGATGGTTCCCTATTTCCTGCTTCCCAATTGGAGTAAGTGCTATAATTAATATTAAGTTTTTCTACTACCTCTGCTTTTTCAATTTTTTTATTTTCTCTAATTTCCTTAAGACGCATTCCAATAATAGATTTTTGATCCATTTAAGAACCCCCATTCATTCATAATGAATAAAAATTAAACAAATTATATTTTTTTCCCCAAAATGAATTATAAATGATTCATATTGAGTTTTCAATCATAAAACCCAAAAAAGCATTTTTCTCTTTATTTCTGCTAAACAACTGAAGTTATTGCATTTATTTCAGGTCAAAAAACCTTGCTATATATTGTTGAATCATCTAACTCATAAGAAACAGTAGAACTAGCTTAATACATATTTTCTCTATCTAGCTTCTTCAGTTCATCCTTTTAGTACCACAAAAAGAATATGTGAATAAAGATAATTCACTATCTTTTCAAAAAAATTCCAACATCATAATGAGCTCAGTGATATTCCCCTATCCCCTTTACATTGACAAACTCAAAAAAAACTCTAACCTAATAACGAATCATCCATTCACTAATAAGGAGTCGTTCACGATGGTGCAAGCCAAGAAAGACGAAGTCAGAAAAGAGATTGAATATGCGGCGCTCAAGGTCTTTTTTGAAAAAGGCTATGTGGATGCCAAGATGAGCGATATCGCGGATGAGATCAATATTTCTGTGGGCAATATCTATACTTATTTTAAGAACAAGAAAGAACTATTCTACGCCGTCGTGCCGCCGGATCTGGTGGATTATCTGAAAAATGTGCTAGTGGAGACGATTCACTTTGATAACCAGACCTTGTTCGAGGAAACGGATAGCGAGCGAAAGTCGGCGCTGTTGCAGGAACAGGTAGACGTATTACGGAAATATCGGAATCAGATTGTAATTATCTTCGAAAAGAATAAAGGCACCATCTACACCAACGCCAAGAATGAACTTGTTGAGCTGATGATCGAAACCAAGAAGGCCTATCTGAAGAACCAATATAAACGGTATGAGATTGGTACCGAGGAGAACTTGATTTTGCTGAACATCCTCGCACACAATGTGATCGACATGAATCTGGATCTATTGAAGCGAGATATGAGTGAGGACAGCCGGAAGCAAATATTCGAAGCGTTGTATGTATACAGACTGTACGGTATGAAGAGTCTCAACGAATAACGCTCCATCTCATCACTTATGCCGGGCAGACAAAGCGTGCAGATCAGATCAACTTCACTTGGTTTGCACGCGAAAAAAACTTCATCATAGATCTGCCTATTTTTTTAACCTAAAAATGAATTTTATATTCATTATTGAAACAGTTATCTTCTTTACCTTAACTACTCGCTTCACCTATATCCAAAGGAGGAACACAACATGAACACCGATTACGCATTGAAAAACGTCAATCTGATCCACAGCGACTCAAGCCGCAATCTGCAAAAAAACCTGACGCTTCTCGTCAATGAACAAGGACTTATTCAGAATATTGGACGAGATCATGATCTGAATATTCCAAGTCACTACACAACCATCGACCTCTCAGGAAAATACATTATGCCTGGACTGATCAATGCCCACGTACACCTCTTTGCAGATGGAAAACCGTTCAGTCTCTCGGTCAGTGAAGGCATGTTGCAGTTTGCCTATGATCGGATATTGAACACCAAGTTTGGCAGAAACGTTTTGAAAAAACGTATGAAACGCAATGCGCTGACCGCACTCCATGCGGGTGTGACAACGATGCGCAGTGTGGGGGAATTCTTTTACACGGACGTCCAGCTGCGGGATGAGATTAATAACGGCGACTTTGTCGGCCCTAATCTGCTTGTCTCCGGGTTTTTCCTAAGTGTCACGGGCGGACATGGTGCTCCATTCCTCGCTCTGGTTGGTGACTCTCCGTGGGAAGGCAGAAAGAATGTGCGTATCAATGTGAAACACGGTGTCGATCTGATCAAAATCTGTGTTACGGGTGGCGTGACGGATGCGAAAATGGTGGGCGAAGCTGGCCGTTTACAGATGACGGTGGACGAAGTTGCGGCGATCTGCGATGAAGCGCATAAGATTGGCCTGCGGGTGGCAGCTCATGTGGAGAGCACGGAAGGCGTACGAGTGGCGTTACAAGGTGGCGTTGATACCATTGAGCACGGTTCGGAGATGGACGACGACATCATTCATTTGTACAAAAATAATCCCAATGCCCTGAATGGCTACACCGCACTCATCCCCACCCTGCAAGCTGCCTATCCATCCGCTTCACTGAATACCAGCGTAACGAAGGTAAGTGCAACGGTAAAAGAGAATTCCAGACTCGTCTACGATTCCATGCTCAAAGGCGTCAAGCAAGCGATCGAAAACGACATCACCATCGGTATAGGTACTGATGCCGCTATGCCTTACGTAACTCACTATGATATGTGGAGAGAGATGGACCACTACATGAGACAGGCCAACCTGAACAACAAACAGGTCATCGACATGGTGACCCGAACCAATGCGAAGATCCTCGGTGTTGACGATGTTACAGGAACGGTGGATATCGGAAAACATGCCGATCTGATTATCATGGAGCAAAATCCACTGGAACATATCGAGGCCTTGTCAGACATCTCTATGGTCATGGTCAAGGGAAATCTAATTCAAACACCATCTGTCACAAGAATCAAAGAAGTTGACGATGTTCTAAACTCAGTTTGGTGAATTCAGATATGTAAACATAGAATTCATCAATAATACGTAATACTTGCTTCAATTAAATACGCTTTATCTTTAGGGTTCAATAATTGAGGCATTATTCTTTGAGAAGGCGGAATATCTTCAACAGGTTCTCCATCCAAAAATAATTCTAGTGCTTCTTTCGTCATCAATAATGCTTCTTCAACTGAATCCCCACAGGTGATACATCCAGGCAGATCAGGAAATGTAACATTAATTCCATCCTCAGCAAAATTAAAAATTGCGTAGTATTGGTAAGTTCGAATCATATGGGACACTCTCCTGTTAAGACTAATCATTCAATCCTTTGCCCTCCAGGATCGGCTGCATGTACTTCTCGATTCGTGACACTTTTGTTTTGGATTGCTTTGGTTGTGAAAAATAATAGAGATATGCCCGCTGCCGTCCGGGTGAGAGTGCTTCAAATGCATCTCGGAAAGCAGGATTCTCATCGAACTGCTGTTGAAGTTCCTCGGGAACGCTATATTCGGCAGTCTTTTTCATCTCCACTTGCAATCCGGCTTGTTCCACTTCAATCGCTTGCTGGATATAGGCTTTGATCATAGCCTCCTGCTCCACAATCTGCTCCAGACTGGTGAAGCGAAGCTGGCGTTCTGCCTGTACATTCTCCGTTTGCTGGATTAAGAGGCCGTGTGTATCCTTAAGCAGAGCACCTTTGAAAAATAGAATGGCTACGTACTCTTTGAATCCATGGATTAAAACGATGTTTTTCCCATCCAGCATGTAACAAGGATGCATCCACTTCATATCCTCTGTCAGTTCAAAATCCCGAATAATCTCTCTCAGCTTCGTGGACTCTTCCTTCCACGTTTTGAGTTTCTTCAAATAACCGTCAACTTTGCGATTCCCACTTGTATCCGTCATGGAGAACTACCTCTCTTTATCTCATGGTTTTATAGGTTCAATTGTACTGGTTTTCAGTGGATTGTACAGCGTTGCTTACAGAGCTTTTATTGACTTTTCCAAGTGAATTTAAACCTTAATAACAACAAAGACCATCCTGTTAGATGGCCTATAATTTAGTCCCATCTCATCTAATAAGTTTCAATCGACAGTTCACCATACCCATAGTAAAATAATGGAATGTCTATTGCTATAATTCCAACATACGAAAGGAAGATTTAAATGAGAGAGTACACAGTCGTTCCAGGTCCGAAAAATGTTCAAGTAAACCGAGGTGATACTCAGGCTGCTGTTAATTTATTTGCTGATATCATCAATCACAAAGCACAATCTGGATGGATCTATCAATCCATGGAGTCGCTAGCCGTCACCGAGAAGCCCGGTTGTCTCCAGCAACCTGTTACAACGCATCATTATATGCTGATTTTCTACAGAGAGATTTAATAATAGTACAACAATCATGAGAAACTCAGAATCTGAGGAACTGATATATAATAACATGCCATCCGAAGAAGAACTTATTAGACTCTTACATACACATCATGAAGAAAACGACCCTCGAAGCAGTTTCTATATAAGAACTCATGTTATTCCAGAAATCGATTGGTTGAAGTCTTTGCTTAACGTTACACTTGCATTATTCGCAGGGCTAATCATCTCTATGATCTGTTTTTATCTCTTGAATCCATTCATTCCAGTATATGCTTTGCTGAGCGCCCAGATTGTTTTCATAGCAAGTATGTTTTTCATCGTTCTACGACGTGTTAGAGCAATCCTGATATGGAGTATTAGAATTTATCAACGTTTTGCCCCCATTGAAGTGAGGAACAAATGTCGTTTTGAACCAAGCTGTTCTGTGTATATGATTCAAGCTATTGAGAAATACGGGGCGATTAAAGGTATTTCCTTGGGCATCCAGCGTCTTCGCAAATGTAATATCAACGGTGGAGGATATGATTATCCATAAATCCAAAAGGTCCATAGTCTGTCTATGGGCCTTTTGGTTTGGTTAACATTTCTGGCTTAAGCTAATATCCAGTAGTGACTGTGTCTCATCTTCCAACATCGCGGAAGCGATCATCATAAAGTCTTCAGCCCCAATTTCAAAGTGGCCTTTACGAAATGGAAACCCCCAATTACGATTCCCGCGTGTAAAAGTGAGCTGGTCTAACAACGTAGCGATCTTTACTTCTCGACACGGAAGATAACGGAGATCTCGGCGAAAGGGTACAAAGGATTCCGACATCTGATATTGGTATATCCTGTCGTCGTTAATTTGACCAATAGCGGTAAAAGCCTGAAGTGGCTTCCCTGTTGATATGTCTGTACGTGGGGAATAGTATATCAGCCAGTCACCCGCGGACATCTGTCGCAACAGTGCTGACTTGCCATGGCACAACTGCGCAAACCCTCCCTCTACGGCTACATTTACATGAGAAGCAGATACAACACCAATCCAATATCTGCTGTCCTGATTTGGTTTCATGGATACATCTCATTCCCTTCTCTCGTTTACATTTCCAGATTCGATATCAATCGATCCAATTGTAAAAAATGATGTCTGTAGTGCATCTCTATCAACAAAAACCACTCCTGAGCGTTTAGAGCGCCAAGCCTTGGATGACGTATTTTGTTGTTTACCGATGCTTGGTATAAAAGGGGTTCTGTACTTCTCATCCGTTCCACGACCATGTAAAGCCCGTCGATCAAGGACTCCATGCTCTCAGGTGGTTGCGGGGTGTACTGCGGGGAAGCGGGTACTTTAACGGGAACGGGAGGGAATTGTCCTAATTCAAACACTTGCCTACCCAGTTCAGTTTTTTCCTCACCCGAGTTTAACGTCGAATCCTCGCTGCTCAAACACTGCTCAATATTATGCAGATGCAAGAAAAGCGCTGATTGAATCAAATGTACATACATCTGTCCAATGGACCATTCCTCTTCACTTTGTTTTTTAAGTAAGCTACCCATATCCAATTTGTTCAGTTCTGCCAAATATCGTTCTACTGCCGTTTCCAATGATTTCAATACTTCCGTTGTACTTCTCATCCTTCAATCAACTCCATTTATCTGTGATATATCAAAGTATAAAAAAACACTACTGACAGGTGTATGTCAGTAGTGTTTTAAGATGTTTTTGGCTACTTCCTTCATTCGGAAGCGTAAAGACTCCGGCTCCAAGACCTCGATATCTCCACCCCAGCCAAGTAAATAATGCAAGATTTCCTCCGGATAGCGCACACGAAAATGAAAAATCACAAATTCCT belongs to Paenibacillus sp. FSL H8-0079 and includes:
- a CDS encoding amidohydrolase family protein codes for the protein MNTDYALKNVNLIHSDSSRNLQKNLTLLVNEQGLIQNIGRDHDLNIPSHYTTIDLSGKYIMPGLINAHVHLFADGKPFSLSVSEGMLQFAYDRILNTKFGRNVLKKRMKRNALTALHAGVTTMRSVGEFFYTDVQLRDEINNGDFVGPNLLVSGFFLSVTGGHGAPFLALVGDSPWEGRKNVRINVKHGVDLIKICVTGGVTDAKMVGEAGRLQMTVDEVAAICDEAHKIGLRVAAHVESTEGVRVALQGGVDTIEHGSEMDDDIIHLYKNNPNALNGYTALIPTLQAAYPSASLNTSVTKVSATVKENSRLVYDSMLKGVKQAIENDITIGIGTDAAMPYVTHYDMWREMDHYMRQANLNNKQVIDMVTRTNAKILGVDDVTGTVDIGKHADLIIMEQNPLEHIEALSDISMVMVKGNLIQTPSVTRIKEVDDVLNSVW
- a CDS encoding TetR/AcrR family transcriptional regulator, producing MVQAKKDEVRKEIEYAALKVFFEKGYVDAKMSDIADEINISVGNIYTYFKNKKELFYAVVPPDLVDYLKNVLVETIHFDNQTLFEETDSERKSALLQEQVDVLRKYRNQIVIIFEKNKGTIYTNAKNELVELMIETKKAYLKNQYKRYEIGTEENLILLNILAHNVIDMNLDLLKRDMSEDSRKQIFEALYVYRLYGMKSLNE
- a CDS encoding DNA cytosine methyltransferase — protein: MNFLDIFSGAGGLSEGFLRTGFEPIAHIERDAYACKTLETRSVYYYMKKTNNLKLYREYQESYYSTSGEREEKRRKLLSLVPEDELEPVMNLEISEATLPLIFQKIDNRLAHMKQNSVDLIIGGPPCQAYSLVGRARDEKSMEDDPRNYLYKLYVRFLTRYQPKAFVFENVPGILTAFKGTLFKNLQSYMKRVGYNIEARKLNAKYFGVLQDRKRIIIVGWRKDIEYQFPIIENQIQNHIVNDLINDLPRLFSGQSTVDSCYKSPPNNLLEEMKIRGPRDILTHHEARSNVQRDLDIYNIVVEKWNKEKSRLKYPDLPEHLITHKNLTSFLDRFKVVAGDEQYSHTVVAHISKDGHHYIHPDITQNRSLTVREVARIQSFPDDYFFEGPRTSNFVQIGNAVPPLMAERLADWFKIRLEYNTADKVK
- a CDS encoding helix-turn-helix transcriptional regulator; amino-acid sequence: MAKKVVVNIHKLTEKHNISLRELARLSDIRHAALSELQSGKRENINFAHIERIAEALDIDDIKEIIEIKDI
- a CDS encoding helix-turn-helix transcriptional regulator, translating into MDQKSIIGMRLKEIRENKKIEKAEVVEKLNINYSTYSNWEAGNREPSAEMLSKLATFYRVSLDYLYGRDSEFDIENDEAIKSGPLAEVINDFKKNWNERDRSVKIKLPLYEKLFEEAGYDSSRVRFILNRLVSNHYHKLEEEHQRELRKLEQEEALEDYYNFLDRLLDATKKGSIQIGITNGRVGKETGRDIYRLVDYDISNAYKYFSLNLERNGEEWPITFQKIKDIKFSDCGDELNGRMKTWIYMDSETWRFYLNYNVKDVKSN
- a CDS encoding ATP-binding protein → MSQLGEQLIKDETIAVLELIKNAYDADARNVEVIMRDTDDLQSATIIIEDDGDGMTLDIVKNYWMEPGTDNKEKKLKKMIQENIKSSLNRLPMGEKGIGRFGVHKLGHKVTLITRSENEQEVFLSIDWSIFDSNKYLSDVSIDIIERPPTQLFTNGSPKGTRIIIENLKTPWTRGKVRDLQRAITSLNSPFEALDAFKVNLKVSNPEWLKGLISYDDIKDYALFKVKMTLDKNKILNYEYEFKPWNNLDKLDYRNNHIDEIEMKKLDNLKDDRKKTKKMFVPIDLSEYDIGSIEIELLGFDLDSSLLKFGEVSDTSGLKKYLKTNGGIFVYRDKIRIYSSEESDWLGLNAKRVNSPADKISTNLVLGSVKIERSQSLGLQEKTNREGFIEDLAYEKFRDAVLFAVEKFEHDRALDKYLIRKYYGATSKSEPLIAEVASLREKIEMKVSDNSLKNEIFGCLDNIERDYQHITGVYQKSSSIGLSMSVVLHEIDKVISELERVIDENQTSQHVRKLVERLGSLTDGYASVVKSGRLKKFNFKDVISQALFLVDFRLAAHEIQVVENYLNKTDDFIVKGNENLITSNIINIIDNAIWWLSYVEVPNKKIYFDITREISGYLSIIIADNGKGFTIPTEMITKPFITDKTGGMGLGLHLASEIMKQHSGQIIFPDYYDLELPLEYKHGAIIALAFKEEE
- a CDS encoding type II toxin-antitoxin system HicB family antitoxin is translated as MIRTYQYYAIFNFAEDGINVTFPDLPGCITCGDSVEEALLMTKEALELFLDGEPVEDIPPSQRIMPQLLNPKDKAYLIEASITYY